In one Deltaproteobacteria bacterium genomic region, the following are encoded:
- a CDS encoding flippase-like domain-containing protein, which yields MNLWSSFVKAVYSLGEVRLSYVLTAVALYTVSVVISGARWKKILLGLGCPVRLSQTSIGIIIGIFVSNILPSSRIGGEVSRITLLRKWTPIDLKKAFVSIFYDRVAALVPSLFVVALSFPTLLRLFHRFNNIILIALLILVLMIGLFLSYRSIGKFREWVLSRRRLVHSFRINPKNFGGAIGFSSLVWLQDLLRLMVVSAAFGVHLSITQAATLSIVILICSIMPSLGGLGPTEGGLTAALHLFGVSLETAIAITLLERAVSYVLSTCAGSIAVATLGGRRFLMRNSTLKEADLNS from the coding sequence ATGAATCTTTGGTCTTCCTTTGTTAAAGCTGTTTATTCGCTGGGAGAGGTTCGTCTCTCCTACGTCCTGACTGCGGTGGCCCTTTATACCGTCAGCGTTGTGATCAGCGGGGCCCGTTGGAAGAAAATTTTGCTCGGTCTCGGCTGCCCCGTTCGGCTCAGTCAAACCTCTATCGGTATCATCATCGGCATCTTTGTGAGCAACATCCTCCCTTCAAGCCGGATCGGGGGGGAGGTCTCCCGGATCACCCTTTTGCGAAAATGGACGCCCATCGATCTGAAGAAGGCCTTTGTCTCCATCTTCTACGACAGGGTTGCCGCGTTGGTCCCTTCGCTCTTTGTCGTAGCCCTCTCCTTTCCAACACTCCTCAGACTTTTTCACCGCTTCAATAACATTATTTTGATCGCCCTTCTCATTCTCGTCCTGATGATCGGGCTATTCCTCAGCTACCGGTCTATTGGAAAATTTCGTGAATGGGTCTTGTCACGTCGAAGACTGGTCCACTCCTTCCGTATCAACCCAAAGAATTTCGGCGGCGCTATCGGATTTTCCTCGCTAGTCTGGCTTCAGGATCTTTTGAGGCTGATGGTTGTTTCCGCCGCCTTCGGAGTCCATCTCTCCATCACTCAAGCGGCAACGCTTTCCATTGTGATCCTGATCTGCAGTATCATGCCCAGTCTGGGAGGACTGGGGCCGACTGAAGGAGGCCTGACAGCCGCCCTCCACCTCTTTGGCGTCAGTTTGGAGACGGCGATTGCCATTACACTCCTGGAAAGAGCTGTCTCTTATGTCCTCAGCACCTGTGCTGGCAGTATTGCGGTAGCGACGCTGGGTGGCCGAAGGTTCCTGATGCGTAACAGTACCCTCAAAGAAGCCGACTTGAATTCCTAA
- a CDS encoding ABC transporter substrate-binding protein, whose product MRRLFLPGLFLLFLVLASPVAGAAEGIPVAAIYAMTGRGASSNLRHLQGVQLAVDQINAAGGLLGRPIELIPLDNESTAVGAAMAAKEAVKKKVAAILGSSWSAHSLAIAPIAQAAKIPMISNYSSNPKLTLIGDYIFRMCYIDTFQAAVMARFARENLQLKKISILYEAGNDYSTDLANYFEKEFRRRGGEVVTKRSYLKDSLDYAAELGEIRQAKAEAIFLPGYEKEPGLIINQSYKMGMNLPVLGTDSWGDKVPKYVGGAIKEAYEVQAWNPEIPDPENQKFIREYQKKFGDKEEILAGVALAYDATLLLADAIRRAHSLSPRLIRDALARTENFVGISGRIRFDKNRNPIKPAVINRYLNSDQYHYYMTINP is encoded by the coding sequence GTGAGACGACTATTTCTTCCAGGACTGTTTCTCCTCTTTTTGGTCCTTGCCAGCCCGGTGGCCGGGGCGGCGGAGGGGATACCTGTCGCCGCTATCTATGCGATGACCGGCCGCGGGGCCAGCTCCAACCTTCGTCACCTTCAAGGAGTTCAACTGGCGGTCGATCAGATCAATGCCGCCGGAGGGCTTTTGGGTCGACCGATTGAGTTGATCCCGCTGGACAATGAAAGCACCGCAGTCGGGGCCGCCATGGCGGCTAAAGAGGCGGTGAAGAAAAAGGTGGCGGCGATCCTCGGCTCCTCCTGGAGCGCTCACTCTCTGGCAATTGCCCCGATCGCCCAGGCCGCCAAGATTCCGATGATCAGCAATTATTCCAGCAATCCCAAATTGACCTTGATCGGCGATTATATTTTCCGTATGTGTTATATTGATACCTTTCAGGCAGCGGTGATGGCCCGTTTTGCCCGGGAGAATCTGCAGCTTAAAAAAATTTCCATCCTTTACGAAGCGGGGAACGATTACAGCACCGATCTTGCCAATTATTTTGAAAAAGAATTCCGGCGTCGGGGAGGGGAGGTTGTTACCAAGCGGTCCTACCTGAAGGACTCGCTCGATTATGCGGCCGAATTAGGTGAGATCCGGCAGGCCAAAGCGGAGGCGATCTTTCTGCCGGGGTATGAAAAGGAACCGGGTCTGATCATCAACCAGTCCTACAAAATGGGGATGAACCTCCCTGTTCTGGGAACCGATAGCTGGGGGGACAAGGTCCCCAAGTATGTGGGAGGGGCGATCAAAGAGGCGTATGAAGTACAGGCCTGGAACCCCGAAATTCCGGATCCTGAAAACCAGAAGTTTATCAGAGAATATCAAAAAAAGTTTGGGGACAAAGAGGAGATCCTGGCAGGCGTTGCCCTGGCCTATGATGCCACGCTGTTGCTGGCGGATGCCATCCGGCGGGCCCATTCGCTGAGTCCAAGACTGATCCGCGATGCCTTGGCGCGTACCGAGAATTTTGTCGGCATTTCCGGCCGTATCCGGTTTGACAAAAACCGGAATCCCATCAAACCGGCCGTCATCAATCGGTACTTGAACAGTGACCAGTACCATTATTATATGACGATCAACCCATGA
- a CDS encoding HAMP domain-containing protein — MKSLVKEINAAIALTLLVVALLFVAIFFPYQKREKDRFLKERLFFLQTFVKSEERTLVDPIFENNPGVLRQHLSRLAKTEGIESIAVFDAAGQLLADHPEDPQGHNLGPEQREEVVKKEGGSFQIASWNGEQAMIYRAPFQVVQETIGYIQVVYSLRDVARIQKASLLFFFLFLTTLVGTSTFLLNLMMSNLVTRPIRRLVKATEAVEGGKLDVRAKRARNDEIGQLNESFNKMIARLQGSFEEIEKQNIELKELDRLKDEFLANVSHEIRTPLHAIIGFSEGMLEEIRESEQKKYLQTILDNGRSLSALVERLLDFSEIRAQQMGLGREFFPIQRVTDNVLLMAQRLIGEKPIHLVDQIPKELSPVYADPLRVQQIFLNLLENAVKFTEGGEITLMAGERPEAIQFAVKDTGIGIPQETMKYIFEEFRQGDGSTKRKYGGTGLGLSIVKKLVRLHGGEIWVESIEGKGSTFSFTLPKA, encoded by the coding sequence ATGAAATCTTTGGTCAAGGAAATCAATGCCGCCATCGCCCTCACCCTTTTGGTGGTGGCCCTCCTTTTTGTGGCTATTTTTTTTCCGTACCAGAAGAGGGAAAAGGATCGTTTTCTCAAGGAGCGTCTCTTTTTCCTTCAGACCTTTGTGAAGAGCGAGGAAAGGACGCTCGTTGATCCGATCTTTGAGAATAACCCGGGGGTCTTGAGGCAGCACTTGAGCCGGCTTGCCAAGACGGAAGGAATAGAATCGATCGCCGTCTTTGACGCCGCCGGCCAACTCCTGGCAGACCACCCGGAGGACCCTCAGGGGCACAATCTGGGGCCGGAACAGAGGGAAGAGGTTGTTAAAAAAGAGGGGGGCTCCTTCCAGATTGCCTCCTGGAATGGGGAACAAGCGATGATTTACCGGGCCCCCTTTCAGGTGGTGCAAGAGACCATCGGGTATATTCAGGTTGTCTATTCGCTCAGAGATGTGGCCCGTATCCAAAAGGCATCGCTCCTTTTCTTTTTTCTTTTTCTGACCACCTTGGTGGGAACGTCAACATTCCTCCTCAATTTGATGATGTCCAATTTAGTGACGCGGCCGATTAGGCGACTCGTGAAGGCTACGGAAGCGGTGGAGGGGGGGAAGCTGGATGTACGGGCCAAGAGGGCCAGGAATGACGAGATCGGGCAATTGAACGAATCGTTCAATAAGATGATCGCCCGTTTGCAGGGGAGTTTTGAGGAGATTGAGAAACAAAACATCGAACTGAAAGAACTGGATCGGCTGAAAGACGAATTTCTGGCGAATGTCTCCCATGAGATCCGGACCCCTCTGCATGCGATTATCGGCTTCTCGGAGGGGATGTTAGAGGAGATCCGGGAATCGGAACAGAAGAAATACCTCCAGACCATCTTGGACAATGGCCGGTCGCTTTCAGCCCTTGTGGAGAGGCTTCTTGATTTCTCCGAGATCCGGGCCCAGCAGATGGGGTTGGGGCGGGAGTTTTTCCCGATACAGAGGGTGACGGACAATGTCCTGCTGATGGCCCAGCGGTTGATCGGTGAAAAACCGATTCATTTGGTGGATCAAATCCCCAAGGAACTTTCTCCTGTCTATGCCGATCCCCTTCGGGTCCAGCAGATCTTTCTCAATCTTCTGGAAAATGCGGTCAAATTTACGGAAGGTGGAGAAATTACGCTCATGGCCGGGGAAAGACCGGAGGCGATCCAATTTGCGGTAAAAGACACCGGGATTGGGATCCCGCAGGAAACGATGAAGTATATTTTTGAGGAATTCCGTCAGGGGGACGGTTCCACCAAGCGGAAATATGGAGGGACCGGCCTCGGCCTTTCCATTGTGAAAAAACTGGTTCGTCTTCATGGCGGAGAAATTTGGGTCGAGAGCATTGAGGGGAAGGGAAGCACCTTTTCCTTTACACTGCCAAAGGCGTAA
- a CDS encoding MBL fold metallo-hydrolase — protein MKKLFLLFVLLSSCSPLPDLPQERTSGSSETGDNSGKTDAILRIVALDVGQGDATLLISLSGKTVLIDAGPLGSGKNRIIPYLEEAGIGKIDLLFVSHYDGDHIGGLFDLLPGRDGTLGTDDDWVPTDGIWDRGNNSAEDKAFYAGYRSLTGPWRREIPPGQQWPLGEMTISTPLINGKYEDGLSLTLPQEDENGRSAVLLIEFGNFRYLTTGDLTGGGPSGITETTDLETRLGELVGDIDLLHLGHHGSQTSTHENFLKTLKPEAVIISVGKENDYGHPHPAVLKRLEERGIPAYRTDQMGTIEIDVNEKGYSITGENE, from the coding sequence ATGAAGAAACTTTTTCTGCTTTTTGTCCTGCTCTCCTCCTGTTCCCCCCTCCCGGATCTTCCCCAGGAAAGAACCTCTGGTTCCTCCGAAACTGGAGACAACAGCGGAAAAACCGATGCCATTCTGAGGATCGTTGCCCTCGATGTTGGCCAGGGGGATGCCACACTCCTCATTTCTCTTTCAGGAAAAACGGTCTTGATCGATGCCGGCCCGTTGGGCTCCGGCAAAAACAGGATTATCCCGTATCTGGAGGAGGCCGGGATCGGAAAAATCGACCTCCTTTTTGTCTCCCATTACGACGGGGACCATATTGGCGGGCTCTTCGACCTGTTACCCGGCCGGGATGGGACCCTCGGAACGGATGACGACTGGGTTCCAACGGATGGCATTTGGGATCGGGGAAATAATTCCGCCGAGGATAAGGCGTTTTACGCCGGTTATCGCTCACTCACCGGACCGTGGAGACGGGAGATTCCTCCGGGTCAGCAATGGCCTTTGGGTGAAATGACGATCTCGACCCCCCTGATTAATGGAAAATACGAAGACGGCCTTTCCTTAACCCTCCCCCAAGAGGATGAAAACGGTCGCTCTGCCGTCCTGTTGATTGAGTTCGGCAATTTTCGCTATCTGACGACAGGGGATCTCACCGGAGGCGGACCCTCGGGAATCACAGAGACGACCGACCTGGAAACCAGGTTAGGGGAACTGGTTGGCGACATCGACCTGCTCCATCTGGGCCACCACGGAAGTCAGACCAGTACTCATGAAAATTTCCTGAAGACGCTCAAGCCGGAGGCGGTCATTATTTCGGTCGGGAAAGAAAACGACTACGGCCATCCACACCCGGCTGTTTTAAAAAGATTGGAAGAAAGGGGGATCCCGGCTTATCGAACCGACCAGATGGGGACGATTGAAATCGACGTCAACGAAAAAGGTTACTCCATAACCGGGGAGAACGAGTAA
- a CDS encoding UbiA family prenyltransferase, whose translation MILKLKNYFSLIKFSHSLFALPFALSSMLVAAHGFPPLRTFFLIVVAMILARSSAMAFNRLVDSDIDAQNPRTQMREIPQKILSKKQVFAFFVVSSLFFAAVTFFINRLCFFLSPVALTIILFYSITKRFTSLSHFFLGLGLGISPVGSWLAVTGEWSWKPVVLGIAVLFWVASFDIIYATQDYEFDKKSGLHSLVVRLGLSNALHLSSLLHLLTFLLLIFFGLLTGMGWTYYGANLLIGFFLFYQHRLVKPDNLSRVNAAFFTANGVVSILFLVGTAIGIFFKD comes from the coding sequence ATGATTTTAAAATTAAAAAACTACTTTTCCCTCATTAAATTTTCCCACTCCCTATTTGCCCTCCCGTTCGCCCTCTCCTCGATGCTCGTAGCGGCTCATGGGTTCCCACCGCTCCGCACTTTTTTCTTGATCGTCGTCGCCATGATCCTGGCCCGATCCTCAGCGATGGCCTTCAACCGCCTCGTTGATTCCGACATTGACGCCCAAAACCCGCGCACTCAAATGAGGGAAATCCCCCAAAAAATCCTTTCCAAGAAACAGGTCTTTGCTTTTTTTGTTGTCTCTTCTCTCTTCTTTGCGGCCGTCACATTTTTCATCAACCGGCTCTGTTTTTTCCTCTCCCCTGTCGCCCTCACCATCATCCTCTTTTATTCCATCACAAAGCGTTTTACCTCTCTCTCCCATTTTTTCCTGGGCCTCGGTTTGGGGATCTCCCCTGTCGGCTCCTGGCTCGCCGTTACGGGAGAGTGGTCCTGGAAGCCGGTTGTTTTAGGGATCGCCGTCCTTTTTTGGGTCGCTAGCTTCGACATCATCTATGCCACCCAGGACTACGAGTTCGACAAAAAATCGGGGCTTCATTCCCTGGTGGTCCGGCTTGGCCTTTCCAACGCGCTTCATCTTTCAAGCCTCTTGCACCTTCTGACCTTCCTGCTTCTGATCTTTTTTGGCCTGCTGACAGGGATGGGCTGGACTTATTACGGGGCAAATCTTCTGATCGGTTTTTTCCTTTTCTACCAACACCGGCTCGTCAAACCGGACAACCTCTCCCGTGTGAATGCCGCTTTCTTTACCGCGAATGGGGTTGTTTCGATCCTTTTTCTGGTGGGGACCGCTATCGGGATTTTTTTTAAGGACTAA
- a CDS encoding UbiX family flavin prenyltransferase, with protein MKIVVGISGASGAIYPKRLLEGLATTSHEVSLVISENAHKIAEEELGISYNRYDRPIFGPRDFTAPFASGSAKYDQLVVIPSSMGMIGRIAHGFSDDLLSRTADVFFKEHRKIILVPRETPWSLIHIENIRLLALAGAIIIPAIPSFYSKPKTLEEAVDTVVARVLDHMGVENNLRPRYGS; from the coding sequence GTGAAGATTGTCGTCGGCATCAGTGGCGCGAGCGGGGCAATCTACCCGAAGCGTCTGCTTGAAGGTCTCGCCACCACCTCGCATGAAGTCTCACTGGTCATCTCCGAAAATGCCCACAAGATCGCTGAGGAGGAATTGGGGATCAGTTACAACCGTTATGACCGTCCTATCTTTGGCCCGCGCGACTTTACCGCCCCGTTTGCCAGCGGCTCCGCAAAATATGACCAACTGGTCGTTATCCCCTCCAGCATGGGGATGATCGGCCGAATCGCCCACGGTTTTTCGGATGATCTGCTCTCCAGAACAGCTGATGTTTTTTTTAAGGAACACCGAAAAATAATTTTAGTCCCGAGGGAAACCCCTTGGAGCCTGATCCATATTGAAAACATCCGTCTCCTGGCCCTGGCCGGGGCGATTATCATCCCGGCAATCCCCTCCTTCTACAGCAAGCCTAAAACCCTCGAAGAGGCGGTTGATACCGTCGTTGCCAGAGTCTTAGACCATATGGGGGTTGAAAATAATCTCCGCCCCCGTTACGGGTCATGA
- a CDS encoding ubiquinone/menaquinone biosynthesis methyltransferase, translating to MSTEVRELFSRIAPKYDLLNSLLSFSVDRQWRRQAVSPLTSPQFARVLDLCAGTLSMSLELCRKNDTVQIDAVDFSEEMLNEGKKRIPFRCQNQIRPFCGDGLALPFKDRSFDGAMCAYGMRNIDDNPKALAELYRVIKPGGRLVILEFFRPDRWVSRLFHATYGHTLIPIIGRLVSRHKNAYKYLHDSVKEFYTSTEYRGLLHTQGFIKVDITLQSGGVSTLITAERAS from the coding sequence ATGTCCACCGAAGTGAGAGAACTCTTCAGCCGCATCGCCCCGAAATATGACCTCTTGAACAGTCTTCTTTCATTTTCGGTCGATCGACAGTGGCGCCGTCAGGCGGTCAGTCCTCTGACCTCACCGCAATTTGCCCGCGTGCTGGACCTCTGTGCCGGGACCCTTTCAATGTCGCTCGAACTCTGCAGAAAGAATGACACGGTTCAGATCGATGCCGTCGATTTTTCCGAAGAAATGCTCAATGAGGGGAAAAAACGGATCCCCTTTCGTTGTCAGAATCAGATCCGCCCGTTTTGTGGGGATGGTCTCGCCCTCCCTTTCAAGGATCGAAGCTTCGATGGGGCGATGTGCGCCTACGGGATGAGAAACATCGACGATAATCCAAAGGCGTTGGCCGAACTTTACCGTGTGATCAAACCGGGTGGGAGGCTCGTCATCCTCGAATTTTTCAGGCCGGACCGATGGGTCAGCCGTCTCTTTCATGCCACCTATGGTCACACCCTGATCCCGATCATAGGCCGACTCGTTTCACGGCATAAAAACGCCTACAAATACCTCCATGATTCCGTCAAGGAGTTCTACACCTCCACTGAGTATCGGGGATTGTTGCACACTCAAGGGTTCATCAAGGTCGATATCACCCTTCAAAGCGGCGGCGTCTCCACACTGATTACGGCAGAGAGGGCTTCGTGA
- a CDS encoding menaquinone biosynthesis decarboxylase, protein MYHSLKDFVQFLESKNELLRIREPLRAELELTEVADRVVKKGGPALLFENVIHRGPDGKDKKSEFPVLMNMYGSEQRMAWALGVESVEEIAKQIEELLKTKPPSGFMEKLKMLPELVKLASFTPKSVSRGAGVNHPCQEVVIDPPNLYRLPIPKCWPGDGGPYITLGNVITKDPETGIRNVGLYRIQIFDEKTTAMHWQIHKVGSRHFDKYKEIKKKIDVAVFLGGDPVLTYAGSAPLPDMMDEILFAGFLRKKGFEMVKCKTIDLEVPADADFVIEGFVDPTESPVKEGPFGDHTGYYSLTDNYPLFHVTAITHRKEAIFPSTIVGPPPMEDAYLGKATERIFLPLLRTTFPEIVDMHLPIEGAFHNLAIVSIKKGYPGHARKIMHSLWGTGQLMFTKCVVVVDHDVNVQNLKEVTWHLTANLDPKRDFLFSEGATDALDHASPTFGVGSKIGIDGTRKWKDEPGCREWPDVIQMSPEVKTKIDALWTKLGIK, encoded by the coding sequence ATGTACCACTCACTAAAGGATTTCGTTCAATTTTTAGAGTCCAAGAACGAACTTTTACGAATCCGTGAGCCTCTGAGGGCGGAACTGGAATTAACGGAGGTCGCCGACCGTGTCGTCAAAAAGGGTGGCCCTGCCCTCCTCTTTGAAAATGTGATCCACCGCGGCCCGGATGGGAAGGATAAAAAATCGGAATTTCCGGTCCTGATGAATATGTACGGAAGCGAACAACGGATGGCCTGGGCCCTGGGGGTGGAGTCCGTGGAAGAGATCGCGAAACAAATTGAAGAACTTTTAAAGACAAAACCCCCTTCTGGTTTCATGGAGAAACTAAAAATGCTCCCGGAACTGGTGAAACTCGCCTCTTTCACCCCAAAATCTGTTTCGCGCGGGGCTGGGGTGAATCACCCCTGTCAGGAGGTGGTGATCGACCCGCCCAATCTTTACCGATTGCCGATCCCCAAGTGTTGGCCCGGGGATGGTGGGCCATATATCACCCTTGGGAATGTGATCACCAAAGACCCGGAAACAGGGATCCGTAACGTCGGCCTCTACCGGATTCAGATCTTTGACGAAAAAACAACCGCCATGCACTGGCAGATCCACAAGGTCGGCTCCCGACATTTCGACAAATACAAAGAGATCAAAAAGAAGATTGATGTGGCGGTATTTCTCGGAGGGGACCCGGTCCTGACCTATGCCGGAAGTGCCCCACTGCCGGACATGATGGACGAGATTCTTTTTGCCGGTTTTTTGAGGAAAAAAGGGTTCGAGATGGTCAAATGTAAAACGATCGACCTTGAGGTCCCGGCCGATGCCGATTTTGTCATCGAAGGATTTGTTGACCCAACAGAGTCTCCGGTGAAGGAGGGACCGTTTGGCGACCATACCGGTTACTACTCACTCACCGATAACTACCCACTCTTTCATGTGACGGCGATCACCCACCGCAAGGAGGCTATCTTCCCCTCGACCATCGTCGGTCCGCCGCCGATGGAGGATGCCTATCTCGGCAAGGCGACCGAACGGATTTTTCTCCCGCTTCTACGAACAACCTTTCCGGAGATTGTTGATATGCACCTCCCGATTGAAGGGGCCTTTCATAATCTGGCAATTGTTTCGATCAAGAAGGGGTACCCCGGCCATGCCCGAAAGATCATGCATTCCCTTTGGGGAACCGGACAATTGATGTTCACCAAATGCGTTGTTGTTGTCGATCACGATGTCAATGTCCAAAATTTGAAGGAGGTCACCTGGCACCTTACCGCCAATCTAGACCCCAAAAGAGATTTTCTATTTTCCGAGGGGGCGACCGATGCGCTCGACCATGCCTCTCCCACATTTGGAGTCGGTTCCAAAATAGGGATCGACGGGACCCGAAAATGGAAAGACGAGCCGGGATGCCGTGAATGGCCTGACGTCATCCAGATGAGTCCGGAGGTCAAAACAAAGATCGATGCCCTCTGGACAAAATTGGGGATCAAATAA
- a CDS encoding amidohydrolase family protein, which produces MLLKAPWILPVNVPPIKNGAIRVRGDIIEEVGGAQEIIRRPEEKVVELPETILLPGLINAHAHLEFFQLSPSPSSPPIKGGDNLLQNIPSPLAGEGKGEGGKSFTQWVRTMITLQGKSSQNELTARAKKSAQALLESGVTTAALHLSSDLPPDCLHAIAFRTVTFVEVIGPTEERARAGFAKAMNWKIESLIGQEGEIYLTPHSFYSVHPHATEKILETAEGLVSIHLLESEEEDQFFRNRSGPLAELVTERDGSLLFPRTSPIQWLAAHHRLTKNLLIVHGNTLTPEEIRLLQKGESSVIHCPGSHRYFGHRRFPLEELKEAGVTVALGTDSLASNEKLSMLWEMKLLREKTKMPDDEILKMATLNGAKALLREKESGSLEPGKKADIIGLPLRSTDPFKALFETEKVSFMMINGKTLCTTH; this is translated from the coding sequence ATGCTCCTTAAGGCCCCCTGGATCTTGCCGGTCAACGTCCCACCGATCAAAAACGGGGCGATCCGGGTGCGTGGGGATATTATCGAAGAAGTGGGAGGGGCGCAAGAAATTATCCGGCGTCCGGAAGAAAAGGTTGTGGAACTTCCCGAAACGATCCTTCTTCCCGGATTGATCAACGCCCATGCCCATCTTGAATTTTTTCAACTGTCACCCTCCCCTTCATCCCCTCCCATCAAGGGAGGGGATAATTTACTCCAAAATATCCCCTCTCCCCTGGCGGGAGAGGGTAAGGGTGAGGGGGGGAAGAGTTTTACACAGTGGGTTCGAACAATGATCACCCTGCAAGGGAAAAGCTCACAAAATGAATTAACCGCTCGAGCCAAAAAATCGGCGCAGGCTTTGTTGGAAAGCGGTGTCACCACGGCGGCGCTTCATCTGAGCTCGGACCTTCCGCCCGATTGTCTCCATGCCATTGCCTTCCGGACAGTCACCTTCGTTGAAGTGATCGGCCCGACGGAGGAGAGGGCTCGGGCCGGTTTCGCCAAGGCGATGAACTGGAAGATTGAGAGCCTGATCGGTCAGGAGGGGGAGATCTACCTGACACCCCATTCTTTTTATTCCGTTCATCCCCACGCCACCGAAAAGATTTTGGAGACAGCGGAAGGATTGGTTTCGATCCACCTGCTGGAATCTGAAGAAGAAGACCAATTTTTTAGAAACCGATCGGGGCCGCTTGCGGAGCTGGTGACTGAACGGGATGGGAGTCTTCTATTTCCCCGGACGTCACCGATCCAGTGGCTGGCGGCCCACCACCGGCTGACCAAAAATCTTTTGATTGTGCATGGGAACACCCTGACACCTGAGGAAATACGTCTCTTGCAGAAGGGAGAAAGCTCTGTTATCCACTGTCCCGGGAGTCACCGATACTTCGGCCACCGGCGTTTTCCGCTGGAGGAGTTGAAGGAGGCCGGGGTGACGGTGGCCCTCGGCACCGACAGCCTCGCCTCCAACGAAAAGTTATCGATGCTCTGGGAAATGAAACTGCTTCGGGAGAAGACAAAGATGCCGGATGACGAGATCCTGAAAATGGCAACCCTCAACGGGGCAAAGGCGCTACTCCGAGAAAAAGAGTCAGGGAGCCTTGAACCGGGGAAGAAGGCAGATATTATCGGTCTGCCGCTCCGGTCAACCGATCCATTCAAGGCATTGTTCGAGACAGAAAAAGTCTCCTTCATGATGATCAACGGGAAAACTTTATGTACCACTCACTAA
- a CDS encoding NAD(P)-dependent glycerol-3-phosphate dehydrogenase, whose amino-acid sequence MTKRDKKGKVAVIGGGAWGTALAQHFARKGYPVNLWALEGEVIHSINRRHRNDFLPGVRLHPGLKATGSLKEACHGSGLVIFANPAQYLRSVLKEASSFLASSMVLVSVSKGIETTSGKLLAEIYEELLPPSIYRKVAFLSGPSFAREVGLGQPTAVTVAALNRSVAKSVQRYFAAPLFRVYTSADIIGVELGGALKNVIAIAAGIADGLGFGFSTRAGMMTRALHEMTRLGIRMGASPLTFMGLSGLGDLILTCTGDLSRNRKVGMELARGKKISSILKSMKSVAEGVPTAKAVHQLSRRYKVEMPICEQVYQILYKGKSPRQAVHDLAARQLKRETDGF is encoded by the coding sequence ATGACAAAAAGGGATAAAAAAGGCAAGGTGGCGGTTATCGGTGGTGGTGCTTGGGGGACCGCTTTGGCGCAACACTTCGCCCGAAAGGGTTATCCGGTAAATCTGTGGGCGCTTGAAGGAGAAGTCATCCACTCCATTAATCGCCGTCATCGGAACGATTTTCTGCCGGGGGTCCGATTGCACCCCGGTTTAAAGGCAACCGGCTCTTTAAAGGAGGCCTGTCACGGAAGCGGTCTTGTCATCTTTGCCAACCCGGCCCAATACTTGAGAAGCGTTTTGAAAGAGGCAAGCTCTTTTCTTGCTTCTTCCATGGTCCTTGTCAGTGTTTCGAAAGGGATCGAAACCACCAGCGGCAAGTTGTTGGCCGAAATTTACGAGGAATTATTACCTCCTTCCATTTATCGAAAAGTCGCCTTCCTCTCGGGCCCCAGTTTTGCAAGGGAAGTAGGGCTGGGTCAGCCGACGGCAGTGACCGTTGCCGCCCTGAACCGTTCCGTGGCCAAGAGTGTCCAAAGGTATTTTGCGGCCCCTCTCTTTCGGGTTTACACCTCAGCAGATATTATCGGCGTGGAATTGGGAGGGGCTTTAAAAAATGTGATCGCGATCGCCGCCGGTATTGCGGATGGGCTTGGGTTTGGTTTTAGCACCCGGGCCGGGATGATGACCCGCGCCCTTCATGAAATGACCCGTTTGGGGATTCGGATGGGGGCTTCACCGCTCACCTTTATGGGACTCTCCGGATTGGGGGACCTGATCCTGACCTGTACCGGGGATCTTTCCAGGAACAGAAAGGTGGGGATGGAACTGGCTCGAGGGAAGAAGATCAGCTCTATCCTGAAATCAATGAAATCAGTCGCCGAAGGGGTGCCCACGGCAAAGGCAGTTCATCAATTATCCCGTCGTTACAAGGTGGAGATGCCGATTTGCGAACAGGTCTATCAGATTCTCTATAAGGGAAAGTCCCCCCGTCAGGCGGTGCACGATCTGGCGGCACGACAACTCAAGAGGGAGACGGATGGGTTCTAA